The DNA sequence CGTGCTCTCGGGCATCGCGCAGGCGGCGCGAAAGGGTGTGCTGATCAAGGGTGGAGCGCACCTGGAGTCGCTCGGCGCGATCACGGTGCTGGCACTGGACAAGACCGGGACGATCACGGTCGGGGAGCCGTCGGTCACGGACCTGCGGCCGACGACCGGTGTGAGCACCGACGCCTTGCTCGCGACGGCGGCTGCAGTCGAGCAGCGCTCGCAGCATCCACTCGCGCACGCGATCATCGGTGCGGCCACGAGCGCCGGCGTCGCGGTGCCGGCAGCTCGTGATCTCGAGTCGGTGACGGGGCGCGGGATCCGTTCGACGATCGCCGGCGTGCGCGTGGAAGTGGGGCGACTGCTGATGTTCGAGGAGCGTGGCGCGGCGGTGCCGGCGGCGGTGCGCACCGAGGTCGAGGAGTTGGAGAGGGCGGGGCGCAGCACCGTGGCGGTGCTTCGCGGTGACGAGTGGCTCGGCGTGATCGGCATCGCCGACGAGCCGCGTGCCGATGTACGGCAGACGCTCGACCGGTTGCGTGCGACGGGGATCCGTCGGATCGTGATGCTCACGGGCGACAACGCCGGCGTGGGCAACGCGGTGGGGATGGAGGTGGGCGTGGACGATGTGCGCGCGGGGCTCCTCCCCGAGGACAAGGTCGCGGCGATCAAGGAACTCGAACGCGAGGGGCGCGTGGCGATGGTCGGCGACGGCGTCAATGATGCCCCGGCGCTCGCGCATGCGACAGTCGGAATCGCAATGGGCGGCGCGGGGACCGCGGCGGCGCTCGAGACGGCGGACGTGGCGCTCATGGGCGACGATCTCGGCCGTTTGCCGTTCGCGATCGGACTCAGTCGACAGGCGCGTGCGATCATCCGGCAGAACCTGATCGTGTCGCTCGCCGTGATCGCGTTGTTGATCGTGGCCACGACGACCGGAGTGATCGGGATCGGTCCGGCGGTCGTGGTGCATGAGGGGAGCACTCTAGTGGTGGTTGGAAACGCGCTGCGGCTTCTGGTGTATCGGCACGCCAGTACGGGCTGAGTTCCGTTGTTATGGCGCGCGAGCCTGCTACACTCTCGGGCGAGTCTCTGGCGCAGAGGTGCCGACCCGTGCGCGGTGCAGCGCGCATAGCGCAGGGCGATGATGATGCGTTGGCTCAAAGCGCGCGCGATCTCGCCCCGAACGCCCCTCGTCCGCCGGTCCGGTGAGTGCTTCCGCACGGTCCGGACACAATCCGCTTTGTCGCTCGCAACAGACACGAATATCTCAATGCTTCCGCTGGCACTGGGGGCGCCTGCCATGACATCGTGCGCTCCGTCGCGTCGCTTCGAGTGCACCGACCAGATCTTGATGCGGGTGAATGGAGTTCTGTCGCCGTGCGACCGACGAAGCAGGTTGGCGAAAGGTTGATGGCTACTCGGTCGCGCCGCGGCATAACGAAGCTTGCTGCTGACGGCCACGCTATTGTAGCGCCCGCTTCGCGGGCGCATCTTATGGAGTGTCCGCAGCAGAAGCACACGTTATACCGAGCCGTGCAAGCGGACAGCTATTGGGCTATCTTGATTCGACGCCTCGACACCGGACGAGACCTATGGTGCGCTCCCCCGATACCCTAGAACGCGAACTCCTGCACCTGCCAAAGGCCGACCGTGCGCGGCTGGCACAGGTGCTGCTCGCGAGCCTCCACGCGGAAGAGGCCGCGGCCTCGCCTGCCGAGGTCGAGGCCGCTTGGGAAGCAGAGATCGCGCGCCGCGTGGACGAGTTGCGCAGCGGGACCGTGGCCGGCATCCCCGCGGAGCAAGTATTCGCGGAAGTACTCGACCGATAAGCCCGGCCGTGCTGCGGTCGGTCGTTTTCCATCCCGAAGCCCGAATCGAGTTCCGCGCCGCGGTCGCTGAGTACGAGGCAGAGCGCGACGGGCTGGGGCGCGCGATGGCCCGAGAGGTGCGCGAGCTGGTCGAGCTCGCGCGCGCGTTCCCCCAGATGGGATCGCCCTACTCCGTGCCAGGGGTTCGTCGGCTCTTCCCCCGCACGTTCCCGTACGCCCTCGCCTATCTCGTAGTGGACGACACCTTGTTCATCGTG is a window from the Pseudogemmatithrix spongiicola genome containing:
- a CDS encoding type II toxin-antitoxin system RelE/ParE family toxin yields the protein MLRSVVFHPEARIEFRAAVAEYEAERDGLGRAMAREVRELVELARAFPQMGSPYSVPGVRRLFPRTFPYALAYLVVDDTLFIVAVAHGRREPDYWHKRLSAPTGPV
- a CDS encoding addiction module protein, with the protein product MVRSPDTLERELLHLPKADRARLAQVLLASLHAEEAAASPAEVEAAWEAEIARRVDELRSGTVAGIPAEQVFAEVLDR